One segment of Cervus canadensis isolate Bull #8, Minnesota chromosome 32, ASM1932006v1, whole genome shotgun sequence DNA contains the following:
- the LOC122432711 gene encoding elongin-B-like translates to MDVFVMVRRGKTTIFTEAKESSTVFELKRIIQGILKRPPDEQRLYKDDQLLDDSKTLGECGFTSQTALPQAPVTVGLAFREDEAFEDVCIEPFSSPPELPDVRKPQDLGSRANGQAVQ, encoded by the coding sequence ATGGACGTGTTCGTCATGGTCCGGCGCGGCAAGACCACCATCTTCACTGAGGCCAAGGAGTCGAGCACCGTGTTCGAGTTGAAGCGCATCATTCAGGGTATCCTCAAGCGGCCGCCGGATGAGCAGCGGCTGTACAAGGACGACCAGCTTCTGGACGACAGCAAGACATTGGGCGAGTGTGGTTTCACCAGCCAAACGGCACTGCCTCAGGCCCCAGTGACCGTGGGGCTAGCCTTCAGGGAAGATGAGGCGTTTGAAGACGTGTGCATCGAGCCCTTCTCCAGCCCACCCGAGCTGCCAGATGTAAGGAAGCCACAGGACTTGGGAAGCAGAGCAAATGGACAAGCTGTGCAGTAA